In the Pongo abelii isolate AG06213 chromosome 9, NHGRI_mPonAbe1-v2.0_pri, whole genome shotgun sequence genome, actgcactccagcctgggcgacagagtgagactgtcttaaaaaaaaaaaaaaaaaaaaaaaaaaagaaaagactaatagactaatattaaaaagaagagtaaaaaagaaaaagacgaGGAAGAAAAGTACAGCTCACTCTTTGGCACTAGACAGACCTACCTTCAAGCCACAGCCCCATGTCTTCTAGACATGTGGGCAGTTTACTTAATCCCTTTAAGCCTTAGTGTCCATATCTGTAACAGAAATATTTGGTGTATAACTATCATTGCTTATCCTAACAATCCTGCAAAATGCCTAACACAAAGCCTAGTTTGTTTGTATGTATTCAGCAAAAAGTAGGTATTGATGTTATTGACAGAACTAATTTCCCTGTGATATTAATTCCTACCGTACTCTCCCTATGCAGCCAATCTCAGGGTGATTACTGTTTAAGTGGATGTCCTATTGCAGAAATTACATAGTATTCCCGCTGGAAAAGTTTAAACCACTACCACAGGGCTCCCTCAACCCTCTAAGACAAGCTATAGAGATCATGCCTCACCACAGTCAGCAGAACATCTTTAGGTTGTTCAGAAAACTACTATGAAAATTCCTCTTTGTACCCTCCTTTTCTTCAAACCTTTCCTAAAATTCAGAGATAAACACAGGCCAACTTGTAAGCCTTTCTTGAATTCCCTCCAGATGAGCATCTGAAGTCCTGTCATATGGTTCCATAGCACTTTTCTCTGCCATAGATTGCATTTTTTCACGTTTAGCTCCTGCTAGATAATTTTCCACCTTCTGCTGTTAGACTCCAAGCTTCATGGAGGCAGGTTCTTACCTATCTTGCTTACCACTGAATCCACAGTGCCTAGTACATGGCTTGCGGCTTTTTAGGAGGAACCTAAAAAGTGTTTGAATCTGCAGGTATGGAAAAGAAACTGGAAGTCAGGAATGGAATTCATTTGCGTAGTTGCTGTACATAAAAACATGGCATTTTTCTAGAGTCGAAAGGGACTGCAGAGACTATGTAGTCTTTCCATTGCTTTTCCAGTGAAGGAAATAAGGAGTTCATCAATTTGTCTTACAGTCCAGGGCTATTAAATAGTAAAAATCAGGCTCAAATGCAGTTCCGCCAGTTCCCAAACAGTATTGCTTCACTTTTGTCATGTTGCCTCCCTGACCATGGCTgtgtaagtgaaagaagccaggcacaaaaggacaaatagtgtgtgattctacttatatgaaatatAGAATAGGCAATGTTAtaatacagagacagaaagtagattagaggttaTCGGAGGCtagaggaagggaggaatgggagttattgcttaatgatTACAGAGGCTTTTTGGCAGGGGGTCAGGGGATTGATGAAAAAGTTTCAGAAATAGACAATGGTGTGGTTGCACAAAACAGTGAATATATGTAATGACATTAAAAGTGCtcttaaaaatgatcaaaatggAGCTGGGAActgtggcttactcctgtaatctcagcactttgggaggccgaggcgggcagatcacttgaggccaagagttcaagaccagcctggccaacatggtgaaacccagtctgtacaaaaaaatacaaaaatttgctgggcatggtggtgcacgcctgtaatcctagctgctcaggaggctgaggcaggacaatcatttgaacctgggaggcagaggttgcagtgagccgagatcgcgccactgtactccagcctgggtgacagagcgagactctgtctcaaaaaaaaaaaaaaaaaaaaaaaaaaaaaaaaaaaaaaaaaaaaaaaaaattcatgttatgtatattttaccacaatgaagaaaaaaacaggtCATGACTAATCATTCCCCAGTCACTTTGCCTTTCCAGGCCAGTTGTGAGGTGAGGACAAAGTCTTTACTgaacatcaaaaggaaaaaaatcactatgAGGAAGGTGTAAAGAGGCAAAGACAAATGCATAGTGTAGGGCTATCTAATTAAAAGTGATACCTCTCTATTTTTTAACCCACAATTTCTCAGCAAAGTAAAATCTGTGACTTGGTACTGGAAAAATGCCAGTTCTAcatcatttttctgcatatggtgtAAAATAACTGATAAAACCATAAAAGACACCATATGGCacagatgaaagagaaaaaaaggagttcttttttgttgttgttactcaATGAACAATTAGTtctctgttattaaaaaaaaacaaaactaaggtGCCATTAGGAGAAAAATTTCCAAAGTGTCAAGAAGACATattcaaaatggaaagaaagttgGAAAGATAAATACAACGAGCATTCCTTTAGCTATATTTAGTGGAGtcctacagagaaaaaaattccagTTAGGCAGCGTTAAGACATAGTTTATTAATGCAGTTTCCCCCACAGCAGGACACAGAAAGGGAAACTGGTAAAACagtcacattaaaaaattatgactCCTACATCTGATCTTTATGAATACACAGAAGAGAAACTGTCCTCTTGAGTCATCCTCGGGCCATATTGAGACAGAGATgcaaaagattattattattatttttgcttcaaaGCACTATTTGCTCACGCATGGTTTGAACAGACTGAAAGTCACCTCCCATATTTAGGGAATTTTTCAAGTATTTATAGAAAGACCCTATGTGAGATTTTGAGCAGTTCTCCCaatgacattttgaaataaagCACTACAgtctttagtttttaaagaatgtaCAAAATTGAAGTCTGTTTGTATTGCCTTTGGGGAAATAATGTAGTAGGTAGTAATCTGGTTATAAATGGAATTTCCCTAGAATCTTAGAGCTGAAAGGGAGCTTACTGATGATCTAATCCAGTGTTTTGCATAGTGCAGCCTGTGCCCCACCGATGAGTTACAAAATCAATTTAGAGGGCCACAGTTAGCGTTAGGAaataaaggaggagaaggaatagAATAAcattgaatgaaaaagaaaaagtatgttATACATACTGTTTTGTGAAATTTTTGTTTCAGTGGTATGGGTGTCTCTCTGTCTAACCGAGGTcacaatataaaatatgtgtgtctTACTGTGAGTTCTGGTCCAAATATTGGAAATTATCAGCCTAATCAAATATCTTCCCATTGCAGGCAAGATAACTGAAGCCAGAGGGAGAAATGGCTTTCTCAAATCAGACAGTGTATCAGAAGTAGCCCAGGTCTCCTGTCTCTCAGTATCCTTTCCATTAGACTCTAATGCCTAAAATACGCTTGAAGGCGGATGTCAACCCTTGTCCTTTGATTTCCATACCACCTTGGCAGCTGACGTTCTATTCTCTTTTGGAACATTTCCTATGCTctgaattcccttttctccatttctagCACTCCCACGGCCCTTCTACCACTTGGGATCAGTGATTTTGTGTGATGCGGGCTGGCGTGTGCAGGGGCAAAATATCAGCGCTTAGGCTTGCATGATCCATGACTCATGGATAGCTCACGGTAGCTCAGAAGATTTGGAGTTCCACAGCTCACTTCTCCCTGGAGCTGATGGGCCACATGAGGAATAGAATTACAGCCTCCTTGTGAAAAAGAGGGAAGGACATATGACCACTCACTTAGAGGGCATGCTCAGAAACAAGACAGCTAGCTGACAGCTGTGGGCTCTGGGTAATTCCTGCCAGACTCAAGCACTCTAGCTGGTTTTCCTGGGTCAAAACAGAAGCATGTAGATTGTGTTCTATAACTGCAGAGATAGAACGGGATCATGAAAGAGGATCATGTCTGGAACTTAAGGTGCCTCTGTTTTTGAGTTAGAGGAGAAATGTTCTACCTCACCAATAAACTCTTATATTGcatttgctgtgtgccaggcactattctgacaatattataaatatttactcatttaatccaCATAATCAACCTCAAGGTCTTAGAGGACTCTCCTAGCTGCAATTGTAGGCAGAAGGTTGAGAAGCGTTGAGATGTgttaaattaatttgtttttctttctgattcgAAGACAGGAGGGTGAGTACACTTAATAGAGTTTAGAACTATGTCACTGACAAAGCGAATTAATCAAAAGTCAAATCCAGGGAGAAAAGGTCAACTGCCTACTGTCTCTTGGCAGAAGGAATAGGGAAGAGGGTTGTTCTTGCAAAGATTCATCACTTCTTGAAACTTTCCAGAAGTGGTGACGGATTTGCAATAATCCatctgcgtttttttttttttgttttttgtttttttttttaagtttaagcCACCCTCATATATTTGTAGTATAGCTGCCTTGGTGCCGAAGTCCGCTTGGGTCCTGAAATCACCCATTCAAACCCATGTGGACCTGTGCCCTTGGCCTTATGAACCCGTGCCTTGCATAGTGCTAGAAGAGGGTCCTTAGTAAACAATTTGTTGAATCAATTTACTATCACATGTTTAAAACTGATACTGACCTTGGAAACAGCCAGATTTGGCTTTGATGATGGAAATTACTGAATGTAAGAAgggcaaaagttttttttttttttttttttttaagaggaataagaagtgaggtttttgtttttgtttttggaagcaCCTGTATGTGCTTGTATGCTTTATATGTTAACATTTAAATCCCACAATATTCTGATCGAATctgcatttcacagatgagggaactaAGTTAAATGACTTGCTGAAGGTAGGTAAGGAACAGAATTCAGAATATTGTCTGCCTGTAGAACCCATTACTCTTTCCAAATCATGCTGTggtctgaaagtttttttttttctgttgttgttgttcatttgaGAAATGATTTGTCCCTAGCAGCATTCACTGACCATGGCAAAACTTTAATTGATCTTTCCATGCCACAGCCTACCTATTATCTATGAGGAACAGCAACAGTTAAAACCCATTCTGTAATTAAGTCTTGGTTCCATTAACAACTCCACCATGTAATTAAACTTATTTCTCGAACAAGCAGACACGGTTCACTAAAGAATCTGAGAAAAGCCATTTAAATTATGCTTAGTGTTTTGCTCTGGGTTAACCACGATCAAGTCTGGGCTTGGAACTGAAGTTTAGAAAGAATGTAGAGAATGCTGCTGGCCCAGAACTCACCAGTGCTGAATCTTCGTGGGATCCAGGATGTATTTCCTGTGCAATCTGTGAAACTTCTAACTTATTACTGCTCATTGTTTTCCTCCATGAATATGTTGGGTAAAAATGTAGGTTGCTGAATACTTGTCCTGTTCTTGGAACAGCCTCCATTAACTAAAGCAGCAAATCTAATAGTGAAATAATCACCAGAAatggaaaatgtttctttctgaaaGGTGTAATTATGAGAGGTATCCCATTAACAATGTcttgaaaaaagataaatttcccATTATCAGTACATTCTACGGCTGTACTGTGCAAACACTTGACTTACACCACAGATAGTTTatggactatttttttttaaggctgaggtAAGATTTGGCTTAGCAAAAGGCACTGAAAACATAAGGATGACATTAAATAGTTAAATTACACAGTACGTTGTAATGCAGAGTGAGAAGGGGAACCCCCAGAGATTTAATAGCTTCCTGAGTCTATAAAACCCTAGGTTTACAAATGCAAGTCaaataaaaaactattaaagTTGCAACCAAAAGTTGATTTGAGTTAAAGGtcattaaataaaaagaaggtaACAGGcaagatcacttgggcccagataccaaagaaaatgccaaaataaaacatcaagggctgtaaaataaaaatcaagctcTTCCTCTTGagataaaaatccaaaaataatttgtttgaaGTCCTAGAAAGCGTCCAAATGTCATACACAAAGTACTGTACGCCTCCATGGTCTCACACTGGCTGCTCTGAGGGGACCATGCACTTAGTACTCAGAAAACAGTACAACCTCTTCAGAGAACTGGATGAGTCCAGATGTTGGAGATTATGATGTTCTGAATCCATTGGAATTTACGCCAGGAGATTTAAGAGAAGAATTAATTTATGACTTTCTCTACCCGCTCCCAATGTGGGCTCAGCTTATCATCTGTACACATTGCGATGCATTGTAATTACAACGTTGAAAATAATTTGCAACATGTGATCACTGTAGTTAAGTTTAAAAAGGGGGTGTTTGTCATATTTTAGTCCCCACATCTGGTTCTATCATATTTGCCAAATGATTAATATAGGAATATATTACAGTGAAATCCTTTCATATCAAAGTTTTATTTGCCAGGAAATAGAACACTTTCCTCccatctctctccccatctcccccCACATTCTAGACTAAACTCAAATTTCCAGCACCAAGGTTCATCTGAGTAAGGACAGGGAGTCTGCTCTTATCtttgttcaactctgtaagttccgTAGTCATAACTGGAATGGATATGCATCCTTTGTTTTAAAAGCACATCCAcaagaaagaaaacctaaatcTTATTCTGAAAGCAGATGGGGCATCAGAAACATCAAACAAGTTAAAACCACaggaattaaattataaattttaaactcccttttattgaaatataagttTGTTTAGTATATTTACACCACActttatgcacatatatacagaGAAGGtaaattctgtaaaataaaaaagtttttcttaataaaaaattaaaatcaaaacaaaataaagtgcataaaactgatttttttttccttctggtgaaCATCATCATTGTCAAAATTTTGGTCGGTTGcgagagggaggaagaaatacATTATTTGACTTAGTGCATACAGCTGGCCCTGAATTTGTAGACTTCAGGCCAAAATGACAAGAGGTCAGGAATGAGTCAGGCAAATTGTCAAGGTCTGCAGGGCTCCCCAGAGTCTGGAGGTCCTGCTCTCTTTGTCCTATCAGGAGCCGTCCCCCTGCTTGGAACAGTGATCTCACCATCGCGGCGCTGGAACAAAGGGAGAACACAGGAAGGGGGCTCCACCAGCCAATGTCACAGCCCTGCTCCGGGGCCACCAGCGCTGTGTTTGGTAGAAAATTGCAGAATTAGCTCAACGGCTCAAACGCAAGTTTTCCTTTTTCGGAAAGGGAATGAGGGGGGCCCAAGAATGGGGTGCATCTCCCACAGGGACGGCCACTCGGGGGCCAAACCCCAGTAGCCAGTTTCTTCGGATCCAATCCCCATGCTGGCACAGTAAAGAATCCTTTTATAAGCTGGGTGGAGAGAATGTTACACTTCTCGCCTCGGTGAGTTCGTCCTCCCAGAACTTTGAAAGGAAAACAGCGTGGGACTGAAAGAAAGGGGCAGGTGGGTGAAGAGCTGAAGTTTTCAGACACCTTTGCGGGTGGGCGTTGGCCGGCTGGTCCCCGACAGTGGCAGAGGCGACGGCCCTTCCCCCCATCATCCATACCCCAGCCCCaggtctctctcttttcctcccggTGACACTAAGTCCCAGACCGGCGGCCGTACTTGGCCTTACAGTGCAAAATGTGCTTGGCGAGGAAGTCGAGGCGGCGCTGTAGCAGCTGAGCGTGGGGGTCGGCAAGGGCGGCCAGCTCGGGGAAGCGAGGCTCGTGGCGCCGGTAGAGGCGCAGCAGCCGGGCCGCGGCGTCCTGTCCGCGGTGCAGCTCCAGGACGCGCCGCGCGGTCCGCTCGCGGAACACGCACACTGACTGCAACAGCGGCTCGTTATACTTGTCCCACATGCCTGCCACCCGGTAGCCGTGCACCAAGCCCGCCTCATTGTCCAGAAAGACCAGCGCCCCGCCTGGACCGCGGTGCAGGTTGCTGGTGGCACGCTGCATAACGCGCGGGTCCCACTGCAGGCTGAAGAGGTTGCTCACGAGCCGGTCGAAGTTGGCCGTCAGGTAGTCGAAGAGGATTAAGTCGGTCCATTGTACTAGGTCCACCAGCTCCGCCTGGCTGAGGTTGGCCAGCTCACCCCCGGCATCCCGGAGGGGGCGCAGACGGCCGTCCTCCGAGCGCCAGGGCGCGGGCACCACCACATCCGTGAGGTTGGGCAGCCAGCGTGTCAGGCTCACCACGCTGCCCTCGGTCCAGTGCGCAGCGCGCAGCTCCTCCTGCACCTGCGCCCACTGCGCGCCCCGAGCCTCCACCCGAGCCAGTGCCAGCGGCGGCACGTGGCGCTGGAGACCCAGCAGGCGCGCCAGGTAGTAGGACAGGGCCTCGCCCTGAATCTGCTCCGGGTTGATGCCGTAGCGCACGCAGGCGCGGGTGCCGTCGGCAAAACGGGCCAGTCGGTTGGAGCTGCGCCCGCAACCCCCGCGCTCCAGGGCCACCACCCGGGCGCCGCGAGCCGCCTCCAGCCACGCCGCCGCCTGGGCCTCCGAAAAGCCCCGGGGCACCTGCTCCTCCAGGCCGCGGCTCCAGAACACGCCCCCGTGCACCGCGGCGCTCTCCTCCGGCCGGGGCTGCCTGGCTGGCACGTGCCACCTGCGCTCGCTCGGGGACTGCCGGGGCGGGCCGTCCGCGCCGGCCGCCAGGGTGAGCAGCGCCCGGAAAGTTTTCAGGGAGCCGCCGCGGGCGTCCCACGCCAGGGGCGGGGGCAGAGGGAAGCGAGGCGCGGGCGCGGGGCCGCCGCTCCGGGCCGGGCGCCGTGGGAGTCGGTCTTCCGGCGGCCGGGAGGCGGGCAGCTCGGTCCGCGGCGGCAGGAGCCCTCCCCACAGCGCCAGCAGCGAGCCCAGCGCCAGCAGCCAGAGCC is a window encoding:
- the FJX1 gene encoding four-jointed box protein 1, with protein sequence MGRRMRGAAATAGLWLLALGSLLALWGGLLPPRTELPASRPPEDRLPRRPARSGGPAPAPRFPLPPPLAWDARGGSLKTFRALLTLAAGADGPPRQSPSERRWHVPARQPRPEESAAVHGGVFWSRGLEEQVPRGFSEAQAAAWLEAARGARVVALERGGCGRSSNRLARFADGTRACVRYGINPEQIQGEALSYYLARLLGLQRHVPPLALARVEARGAQWAQVQEELRAAHWTEGSVVSLTRWLPNLTDVVVPAPWRSEDGRLRPLRDAGGELANLSQAELVDLVQWTDLILFDYLTANFDRLVSNLFSLQWDPRVMQRATSNLHRGPGGALVFLDNEAGLVHGYRVAGMWDKYNEPLLQSVCVFRERTARRVLELHRGQDAAARLLRLYRRHEPRFPELAALADPHAQLLQRRLDFLAKHILHCKAKYGRRSGT